The genomic region aaaaggggtgttttACACTTACCACGACTGGTCTCACAACGTACTTTTAGACACTtggttgctactgacacgtcatTCAGAGCACACCGTACGCAGGTAGACATCAACCCATTACCCTGACACATTTTCAGGGGTAGCTTCGGCTGGtttgctgctgacacgtcttcagagcttaCTTTACGGCATACTTATAGTAGGCGATCGCCCGTGTTCCTGACACGCCTTCAGGGGGGCAACCTACGATTGgttgctgctgacacgtcttcagagtatACCACACGTATCACATGCAGGTCGACATTAACCCATTACCCTGACACATTTTCAGGGGTAGCTTCGGCTGGtttgctgctgacacgtcttcagagcttaCGTTACGGCACACTTGTAGTAGGCGATCGCCCGTgttcctgacacgtcttcagggggGCAACCTACGATTGGTtactgctgacacgtcttcagagtatACCATACGTTAACGATAAGTACATGTTCTACCATTATCCTGACACACTCAGGGGGCGGGTAACAATGATCAGgttgctgctgacacgtcttcagagcaacactcGACTGCATTGATATACGCGACTATCTCCTGACACTTCTGTAAGGAGGGGGTTACAAGGTGGCGATCGACGCGGTCGTCAGAACATGGCATGATTCATAGGCACGGTGTAACACATCCATTACCACATTCTATACGGGCCGGCGCCAACGCCAAGCGCTCGGATCCGCACTTGCGCACGGTGTCATGATAGGATGGGGGTGATGGTTGCATAAACAAGGGTACCACTGCAGTTGGGACGGTTCGGGTACACAATGAGGTGGTAGGCACTTGAGTCAAGTTGTTACATGGTAGTATACTAATATACAACGTTGTTTTAGGTCCTGGTCAGACGATTTGCGCTGGTTGTTTGCAGGTCAGTAGTTAGGGGGTGTATTAGGTGGAGTTGATAGTCGTATGTGGTTTTCATGTCTCGTTAATCTTTCCCCGGCACCCGTCACGGCCCGGACAGGTGGTAGCGTCATGTCAAACGCATCAGACATCGAAGAGAccttgtccgtcccagagaccccTGCCAGGAGCTCCGAGCAGGGAGTGGGTACTGCTTATAGGTCATGGACAATTCCCAGATTGATGGAGGAACTCCGCAAGAAGGGAATTCCATTTCCGGCTTCAGCCAGGAAAGCGGAATTGTACAAGCTTATGATGTCAGGAGAGGAAGCTAGCGGAAGTCAACAGGACATATCAGGGCAGACTGTGGCCACGTCTTTGGCACAACTACACAATATGATGAACAGCGTGATGTCTTCCTTGTCCAGCCTGCAATCCAGAATGGACACAATGGAGAAGGGTGGTGCATCCCAAGCATCAGTCCCTCCTACGGTAGTTGCAGCAGCAGCGCCTGCTACTTCTGCGGTGGCAGTGCCTTTAGGTAGGGGAACTACGCCTCCAAAGATCACACCATCCCACTTCATTCCTGCTGCCATTCGCAGAGATATTCTCGATGGCAAGGACGTTAACTTGGCATCCTTGCTTATCAGTACCCAGGACGTCACTGAGACCAAGACAGTGGCGTGTGGAGAGGTCTCAGTTGTCTTTAAGAGTAAGGATGCCAGGTTAAATCGTAAGCTTACAATAGTTGAATTTGTCATTGCTTTCAGCTTATACAGAGATGTGGTTTGCACAGCAAAACCAGAAAGAAGGGAGGAGCTGGATCTGTACTTATACAAGTTGTCTGAGTTCGCATACAAGTATGGTGGGTCCTATTTTTACGAATACCACAAGTCCTTTGCGGCAAAGGCAGCGGCAGGGGTCAGCCAGTTTGCTTACGAGACTGACTGGAGTGTCGTGGACACCGAACTGTATTGTAAGCACTTCGCTGGGTTGAAGGCACCCACCTGTACGATCTGCCAATCCATCTCCCACACTGCCCCGTGGTGTTCCAGCATTGGCCAGGAACCAGAACCAAGCACCAGCAGGAGTATCATGGCGTCACCTGCTCCTGGTCATAAGTTCTCGTCTGCAGTAGACAAACTGGGGCGCCCTGTGAGATTCCTGGGCAGGAGCCAGGTGTGCAATAACTACAATTTGTCGAGTTGTAATTTCAGTAACTGTAGGTTGTTGCACGTCTGCTTACTTTGCTTCCGGGCCCATCCTAGCTCCATGTGCTCCCAGAGGTCTCAGCAGTCTTGACTAGACGGGGTTCAGGTTGGTGCGTTGGCTTGGGTGTTGGCTAGTCACCCGGAACAAGACTGGGTACAATGGTTACTCGCAGGTTTCAGGACGGGTTTTCACACAGGGTTAGTGGCGTTACCTCAATCCACTTTCGAGTGTGACAATCTAGCGTCAGCCACGAAAGAGCCCCAGGTGGTTACGGAGTTGATTCAACAGGAGTTAGCGAAGGGCTACATAATAGGGCCTTTTCAGTCCTCACCTTTCGAAGTTTGGAGGGTCAGCCCGGTGGGAGTGGTGACGGGAAAATTCTCTAATAAAAAACGTCTAATTTACGATTTATCTGCCCCGTATTCCTCTGTGGTACCCAGTTTAAACGCTCTGATCCCATCCGAGGAATTTTCTATGAAATACGCTTCCATAGACCAGGCCATACAAATCATTCTCCAGTTGGGGCCAGGCACATGGTTAGCGAAGGCGGACATTACCGATGCTTTCAAGCTACTACCAGTGGCTGAAGAGTTGTGGAAGTGGTATGGCATAAAATGGCAGGGCATGTACTATTTCGCGTCAAAATTAACGTTCGGCTCAAAAAGCAGCCCCTGGTTGTTCGAACAGCTGGCACGAGCGTTACACTGGGCGTTAGTCAATGTAACAGGTTGCAGACACGTGATACATTATCTGGATGATTTCCTCTTATTAGATTCCCCAGGGTGTGTTCCCGACAGCCTGTCCACATTGAGGTCACTGTTCCACACCCTTGGTGTACCTGTGTCTCCCAAAAAAACAGAAGGTCCAGCGGTCACTATCATGTTCCTCGGCGTGATATTAGACACGGTAAACATGCAGGCTAGCCTGCCAGCAGACAAGTtaagcaggatcaaggagaccatccAAAAATTTGTGAGAACCAGGGTGACATCAAGGGTGGAACTCCAGAGCTTGTTAGGTATGTTGGCCTTCGCTATGCGGATAATTCCACAAGGTAGATCCTTTGTTTCTAGGTTGTTAGCACTACTGTCTTCAGCAACCAAGCCAAGTAGTCAGGTTAGGTTGGGTCCCGAGGCACTGGCTGATTTACACATGTGGCACAACCACATCAGCCAGTGGAATGGGGTGTCCATGTTCTTGCCAGCTGTCACGAACGATTCTCCTAAGGTACACACGGATGCCACGGGTACGTTGGGTTTTGCAGCAATACACGGCGGTCGGTGGATGGCCGGCCCGTGGCCACCAGAGGTTCTGGGGGTCCCGGGGTTTGGTCGCACCTCCGCGTTGTTTGAAGTTTATCCCATCGTGGCTGCGGCAGTGGTTTGGGGGCCTTTATGGTCAAACTCCACGGTCACCTTTTTTTGTGATAATCTGGCCACAGTACAGGCAGTCAATAAGAGCAGATCCAAGTCATTACAGGTCATGAGCTACTTGCGCAGACTGGTATGGGTAGCACTACAGCATAATTTCAATTTCACAGCGTGTCACATAGCGGGCACTTGCAATACAGCGGCTGACGCCTTATCCAGGGGTAACTATGATCTCTTTTTCAGGTCACACCAGGTGCAGACCGAGTAGCAACCCCAGTGCCTCCACATCAGGTGCTGACGCTGGATTAAGGCGTTACACCTTGTTAGCAGAAACCTTAGTGAGAAGTTCCCTAGCTCCGAGGACAAGAAAGGCTTATGCAGCAGCTATCAGGCTGTACAGCTCATTCCTGGACAGACACGCTCTACCATGGGGCTTCAACATTTCCACCATACTGCAGTTCTTGGCCTTTTGCCACTCTGATTTAGGCTTGTCATACAACACCATTAAATTACATTTATCCGGGATTCAACACCACCACGCGTTACAGTTTCCCGGCGAGCCTTCCATATGCTCCACACATGTTATCAAGGCCGCTTTGAAGGGGATCAATTCCAGCAGCATCCCGCGTGTGAGTCCAAGGCAGCCTATCACTGGGCAAATGTTTAGGGACATGTCGGCTCTACTTGACTCCGCTCCATTCGGATGGTTTCACAGCAAGGTCATCAAGGTCAGCATATACTTAGCTCTCTATGGGTTTCTGAGGCCTGGGGAGTTCACTTGTGCGTCACGAGCAGCTCCATTTGTAGAGAAAACGCAACTTAGTATCAGACAAGATCATGCAGAGCTGACATTATGGGGTACCAAAACTTGCAAGAAGGCTACTGCGATACGGTACTATCCCTCTGGCAATCCCTGGTGTCCGCTAGTGG from Hyla sarda isolate aHylSar1 chromosome 11, aHylSar1.hap1, whole genome shotgun sequence harbors:
- the LOC130294952 gene encoding uncharacterized protein LOC130294952, translating into MSNASDIEETLSVPETPARSSEQGVGTAYRSWTIPRLMEELRKKGIPFPASARKAELYKLMMSGEEASGSQQDISGQTVATSLAQLHNMMNSVMSSLSSLQSRMDTMEKGGASQASVPPTVVAAAAPATSAVAVPLGRGTTPPKITPSHFIPAAIRRDILDGKDVNLASLLISTQDVTETKTVACGEVSVVFKSKDARLNRKLTIVEFVIAFSLYRDVVCTAKPERREELDLYLYKLSEFAYKYGGSYFYEYHKSFAAKAAAGVSQFAYETDWSVVDTELYCKHFAGLKAPTCTICQSISHTAPWCSSIGQEPEPSTSRSIMASPAPGHKFSSAVDKLGRPVRFLGRSQVCNNYNLSSCNFSNCRLLHVCLLCFRAHPSSMCSQRSQQS